DNA from Aliarcobacter butzleri:
AAGATATTTATGAAGCAATTGGAATGAGTGAATGTTCTTATTATATTTCTCACTCAAAATATAATCCTATTCGTCCAGGAAGTGCAGGTTTCCCACAACCAGGACATATTGTAAAACTTATAAATCCAGAAACTTTAGAAGAAGTTGGATTAGAAGAAGAAGGAATGATTTGTATTGGAGAAGATGATCCAGGATTATTCTTAGAATATTGGCAATTAGAAGAAGAAACTGCAAAATCAAGACACGATGGATATTTCTTTACAGGTGATTATGCTAGAAAAGATAAAGATGGATATATCTGGTTTATTGGAAGAAAAGATGATATTATCAACACATTTGGATTTAGAGTAAGTCCACATGAAATTGAAAGAGTTGTAAAAACTCACCCATTAGTTGCTGATTGTGTTGCTTTTGGACTTGATATTGAAAAAGAGAAAACTTTAGTTGCTATTGCTGTTGTTGGTCATACTGAATTAACAAAAGAGCAAGAAGAAGAGATTTTAGCATTCTCTCAAGCAAATTTAGCAAAATATAAAGCACCAAAAAGAATCTTTACTATGAAAGATTATCCAAGAACTAAAAATGGTAAGGTTCTAAGAAAACAACTAGTTAAAAATTTAAATGATTTAGAAAAAGCAAAAATCACTGGGCAAGAAATAGTTGAATATAAAGCAAGAAGATCTATGTTACTTATTCCTTCATATAATAAACATAATGTAGAAAAAGCAAAAACTGTTCTAGCTGATACAGTAATTTTTGACCTAGAAGCAATTTTACAAGAACAAAGAGAAGTTGCTAGACAAACAATAAAAGAAGTTTATAAAGAACAAGGTTCAAAATTTGGTGAAAGTGAAAGAGTTTTAAGAATAAATAATCTTGGAAGTGAAGATTTAAAAAAAGATTTAGCTTTAGCAAAAGAGATTGAATTGGATGGATTATTATTTTCTAAGATTCAATCAAAAGATGATGTTTTAGAGGCAGTTGAATTAATAAATGAAGTAAATCCTGATCTTACACTTATGATTATGATTGAAACTCCTCTTGCAGTTTTAAATATACATGAAATTTGTGCAGCTAGTCCTCAAGTTGAAGTTGTTGTTGTTGGTTCAAACAAACTTGCAAATAGACTTCAAATAGACATAAAAAGAGGTTCAAAAGCAATGTTCAACTACCTATCACAAATTGCACTAGCTTCTAAAGCTTATGGAAAAACTGTAATTGATGGTCCACATTTTGATGTTAAAGATGAGTTTGCTTGTGAAGATTCAACAAAAGATGCATTTAACTTAGGATTTGATGGAAAATGTTTAATTCATCCTGTTCAAATAGAGTATATAAATGATATTTTTACTCCAAAACAATCTGAAGTTGAAGATTATGAAGATATGATAGCAAAATATGAAGAAGCAACTAAAGAAGGAAAAGAAGTAATTTTACATAATGATAAATTAGTAGATTCTTCAAAAATCAAATGGGCTAGAAAAATGATTAGATTGTATGAAACATACAAAGCTTTAGGTCAAAATCTATTTGGTAAATAAGGAGAGAAAGTGTCTAAAATAAATATGGGTAATTTTTTTGAAGATTTTTCAATTGGTCAAAAAATAGTTCATCCACTTCCTAGAACAATAAGTGAAGGAGATGTATCTTTATACATCGCTTTTACTGGTTCTAGATTTGCTCTACACTCTTCTGATTTAGTGGCAAAGCAAATGGGATATGATAAAAGACCACTTGATGATATTTTAATGTTTCACCTAACATTTGGAAAATCTGTACAAGATATCTCTTTAAATGCAATTGCAAATTTAGGATATGCAGAAATGGCTTTTCCTAATCCTGTATATGTTGGAGACACAGTTTCTATGACTTCGACTGTTATTGGATTAAAAGAGAATTCAAATGGTAAAAGTGGAGTTATTTATGTTCACTCTATTGGTGTAAATCAAAATGGTGCTGTTGTACTTGATTTTAAAAGATGGGTAATGGTTCATAAAAAAGACCACACAAATTTGAGTGGAGTAAATGAAGTTCCAACTTTTGCAAAAACAACACCAATTTCGCAAATTAATATTCCTACTATTAAATGTGTTGATACAGATTCAACTGGTGGAAAATATTTCTTTGAAGATTATGAAATAGGTGAAAGACTTGACCATCCTGAAGGAATAACTGTTGATAATAGTGATCATACACTTGCAACTAAGTTATACCAAAACAATGCAAAAGTACATTTCAATGACCATATGATGAAAAGTACACCAATGGGTCAAAGACTAATGTATGGTGGAATCATTATTTCAATGGCAAGAGCTATTTCATTTAATGGTTTGCAAAATGCACAATGGGTATGTGCTATAAATAGTGGAGCTCATGCTAATCCTACGTATGCTGGTGATACTATTTATGCATATACTGAAATTTTAGAAAAAATTGAAGTAAATAGAGAAGATATTGGATTATTAAGAGTTAGAACTATTGGATTAAAAAATCAAACTCCAAAAGAGACTCCAACTCCAAAAAATGAAGATGGTAAATATTTACCAAATGTTGTTTTAGATTTAGATTACACTATTGTAATCCCAAAAAAAGTTACTGAAAAAAAATAAAACAAATTTAATTTTAATAAAAAGGAAAAAATATGACACACCCAAGCGAAGCTTTATTTGAAAATGGTAAATCTTTACCAATCATCCCAACTTGTGAACACTTTGCAGGAAGCGAAAAGCTAATCCTAAAAGGTTTTGAAATGCAAAAAAAATTGGGTCCAGTTTTTGATATTACTTGTGACTGCGAAGATGGTGCAGAAACTGGTAAAGAAGTTGAACACGCAAATATGATTGTTAGAGTTGTTAATTCTGCTGAAAATCCATATGGTATGGCAGGAACTAGAATTCACGACCATTCACATCCAGATTGGAGACAAGATGTTGATATTTTAGTTCCTGGTGCTGGTGAAAAATTAGCATATATCACATTACCAAAATCAACTTGTTATGAAGATGCAAAAACTCAAATTGAGTATATTCAAGCAGTTGCAAAAAAAGCTGGAATTAAAAGAGAAATTCCTATTCACGTATTAATTGAAACTCATGGTGCATTACAAGATGTAGAAAAAATTGCAACTTTACCTTGGTTACAAGTTTTAGACTTTGGTTTAATGGACTTTGTTTCAGGATACCAAGGAGCAATTCCAGCAATTAATATGAGAAGCCCAGGTCAATTTGATCATAGATTAATTGGTGCTGCAAAAGCTAGAGTTGCACAAGCTGCAATTCAAAATAAAGTTATTCCTGCACACAACGTAACTTTAGATTTAAAAAATCCATACCAAACTTATAAAGATGCTGAAAGAGCAAGAAATGAGTTCGGATTTATGAGAATGTGGTCAATTTACCCAACACAAGTTCAAGCTATCGTTGATGCTATGAAACCAGATTTTACAGAACTTGAAGCTGCTCAAAATATCTTAATTAAAGCTCAAGATGCTGAATGGGGACCAATCCAATATGATGGTGAGTTACACGATAGAGCAACTTATAGATACTTCTGGGAATTAGTTCAAAGAGCTAAATTCTCTGGTGCTAATTTACTTGAAGAAACTGAAAAAAGATTTTTTGCTTAAATCTTTTTATACAAAGCCATATTTTGGCTTTGTACGCTCTTTTATACACTAATTTATTTTATATTCCAAAATTAAACATTTTTAAAAATATCTTTATTTTTAGCATTAAAAAAAGCCTATTTTCAAAAGTGCATTGATATAATTTTAGGATTTCTAAACAAAACAAAGGAAAATTTATGAGTAAAAAAATCACAGAACAAGACATTATAGATTCAGTTGCATCTGCCTGTCAATATATTTCATTTTACCATCCAGAAGATTTCGTAAAAGGAATGGTTGAAGCTTACGAAAAAGAAGAAAGTGAAGCTGCAAAAAATGCTATCGGGCAAATTTTGATTAACTCAAAAATGTGTGCTATGGGTCATAGACCCCTTTGCCAAGATACAGGAAGTGTAAATATCTTTATAAGAATTGGGTTAAAAGCTAATTTAGATATTTCAAGAAACCTAGAAGATATTTTAAATGAAGGTGTAGCTAAAGGTTATACTGATCCAGATAACACTTTAAGATATTCTGTAGTTGCAGATCCAGCAGGAAAAAGAACAAATACAAAAAATAATACTCCAGCAGTTATTCATATAACAACTGATAATTCTGATGAATTAGATATCACTGTTGCTGCAAAAGGTGGAGGAAGTGAAAATAAATCTAAATTTACAGTTTTAAATCCAAGTGATAGTATTTATGATTGGGTTATGGATAATGTTAGACAAATGGGTGCAGGATGGTGTCCTCCAGGGATTTTAGGTATTGGTATTGGTGGAAATCCAGAAAAAGCTATGCTTTTAGCAAAAGAGTCTTTAATGGGACATGTTGATATTCATGAATTAAAAGCAAGAGGTCCTCAAAATGCTTTAGAAGAGTTAAGATTAAAACTTTATGAAGATATCAATAAAGTTGGAATAGGTGCACAAGGTTTAGGAGGATTAACAACTGTTTTAGATGTTAAAATCTTAGATTACCCATGTCACGCAGCTTCACTTCCAGTTGCTATGATTCCAAACTGTGCAGCAACAAGACACATTCACTTCAAATTAAAAGGTGATGGACCAGCAATATTTAAAAACCCATCTTTAGACCTTTGGCCAGATATTGAACTTCCAATGGATACTATTAAAAGAGTAAATATTGCCGATTTAACAAAAGAAAAATTACAAGAGTTTAAATCAGGTGATACTTTATTACTTTCAGGAAAAATTTTAACAGCACGTGATGCTGCTCATAAAAAAATTGTTGAATATAAAAATGCAGGAAAACCACTTCCAAATGGTGTTGACTTAAAAGACAGATTTATCTACTACGTTGGACCAGTTGATCCAGTAAGAGATGAAGTAGTAGGACCTGCAGGACCAACAACATCAACAAGAATGGATAAATTTACTAAAGATATGATGGAAATCGGTATCATGGGAATGATTGGAAAAGCTGAAAGAAAACAACCAACTATTGATTTAATAAAAGAATACAAATCTATTTATTTAATTGCAACTGGTGGAGCAGCTTATTTAATCTCTCAATCAATTAAAGGTGCAAAAACTTTAGCATTTGAAGAACTTGGAATGGAAGCTATTTATGAATTTGATGTAGTTGATATGCCTGTTACTGTTGCTGTTGATACAGAAGGTAACTCTATTCATACAACTGGACCAGCAAAATGGAGAACTATCTAATTTCCTATATTTACAAAAGGTTTTTAACCTTTTGTAAACTCTCTTTTTTTAAAAAATCCTTATATTATTAATTTATCTCTCTACTTTGACTTTTTGTAAATTTAATTAATGTTATACTATAAATTAACTTTTTGTTTTAAAAAATTATAGGATATATTGATGAATTTATTGGAAGATTTAAAAGATTATTTAGGATTTGCAGTTGCAGGAAACTTCGCAAATCATCTAGGAGAAGCTGGGGAAGCAGATGAATTTTCAGTAATCCAAACAACTGAAAAAGATGCTCCTAAAGGACTTTTTCCTTTTTATATTAAAAACCATAATAGTTTTTTAGGAACATATCCAATATGTGATGAGATTATTTTAACTCATGGTAGAGAAGAAGATAACTTACAAATTGAAGCAGAAGTTGCATTGATTTGCGATTTTGTATATGAAAATGAAAAAATTATAGACATAATTCCAAGATATTTTGCAGCATTTAATGACTGCTCTCTTAGAGTTCAAGATGGAAATAAATTAAGTTGTAAAAAGAATTGGGGAGAAAAAACTAAAGGAATTTCTCAAGATATTATCGAAATTGATAATTTCACTGAAAAAGGAATATTAAGTAAATATCATATCTCTTCTTTTATTAAAAGAGATGGAATAGTATATGATTATGGAACTACAAGTGCGGTTAAATCATATAGTTATTTTTTTGAGAAGCTAAAAAATTGGATGGTTGAAAAAATAAATACACAAGAAGATTGTGGACCACTTGAAGAACTTGGGCAGTTTTTAAAAGATGCTCACAAAGCAAAAGGTATTTTAATCGCAGCAGGTGCAACAGCTTATACAGATTTTGGTAAAAAAAACTTTTTGAAAAAAGGTGATGAGATTTTTGTATATGTTTACAATGCTCGTGCTCATAGTTTCAATGACATTATGAATGATATGTGTGGAGTAGATACATATCTAGGACAGTGTTCAAAACTTCATCAAATAGTTCAATAAAAAGTATTTATTACTTTTTATTTTTTGATTCTAAATACAAAATATTATTTAAACTATCAAAAAATTTCATAGTTGCATCTTCTATTTGACTTGCAATTTGTCTAAGTATTTTGTTCTCAATTTTATTTGCATTTTGAGTAATATATTCTTGCATTTTTTGATGAACATCTTTATGAGTTTGTTTTAGAACTTTCCAGTTCTCATTTTTTACAAAAATCTCATTATTATTTTCACAAGATATCATCCATTTTCCTACATTACAAGATTCAGAATTATCAATAACAATATTTGTAAAATTATTTAGTGTTTTATAATATCTTTTTTTAAAGTTTATATGATCATTTTTATAAGTTGATAACTCTTTTATCAAATTTATGTTCTCAACCATTTCATAATATTTATCATCGATTTTTGATTGTGAAGTAATTTGAAGTAATTTATTAGATAATTTCGAAACTTCGTTTGATAAATTATCTATGTTTAAAGCTGTTTTGGCATTTTTTTGTGTAGCAGAATCAATCTTTGAAATCGTATC
Protein-coding regions in this window:
- a CDS encoding DUF5718 family protein, with translation MNLLEDLKDYLGFAVAGNFANHLGEAGEADEFSVIQTTEKDAPKGLFPFYIKNHNSFLGTYPICDEIILTHGREEDNLQIEAEVALICDFVYENEKIIDIIPRYFAAFNDCSLRVQDGNKLSCKKNWGEKTKGISQDIIEIDNFTEKGILSKYHISSFIKRDGIVYDYGTTSAVKSYSYFFEKLKNWMVEKINTQEDCGPLEELGQFLKDAHKAKGILIAAGATAYTDFGKKNFLKKGDEIFVYVYNARAHSFNDIMNDMCGVDTYLGQCSKLHQIVQ
- a CDS encoding fumarate hydratase; the encoded protein is MSKKITEQDIIDSVASACQYISFYHPEDFVKGMVEAYEKEESEAAKNAIGQILINSKMCAMGHRPLCQDTGSVNIFIRIGLKANLDISRNLEDILNEGVAKGYTDPDNTLRYSVVADPAGKRTNTKNNTPAVIHITTDNSDELDITVAAKGGGSENKSKFTVLNPSDSIYDWVMDNVRQMGAGWCPPGILGIGIGGNPEKAMLLAKESLMGHVDIHELKARGPQNALEELRLKLYEDINKVGIGAQGLGGLTTVLDVKILDYPCHAASLPVAMIPNCAATRHIHFKLKGDGPAIFKNPSLDLWPDIELPMDTIKRVNIADLTKEKLQEFKSGDTLLLSGKILTARDAAHKKIVEYKNAGKPLPNGVDLKDRFIYYVGPVDPVRDEVVGPAGPTTSTRMDKFTKDMMEIGIMGMIGKAERKQPTIDLIKEYKSIYLIATGGAAYLISQSIKGAKTLAFEELGMEAIYEFDVVDMPVTVAVDTEGNSIHTTGPAKWRTI
- a CDS encoding MaoC family dehydratase, whose translation is MSKINMGNFFEDFSIGQKIVHPLPRTISEGDVSLYIAFTGSRFALHSSDLVAKQMGYDKRPLDDILMFHLTFGKSVQDISLNAIANLGYAEMAFPNPVYVGDTVSMTSTVIGLKENSNGKSGVIYVHSIGVNQNGAVVLDFKRWVMVHKKDHTNLSGVNEVPTFAKTTPISQINIPTIKCVDTDSTGGKYFFEDYEIGERLDHPEGITVDNSDHTLATKLYQNNAKVHFNDHMMKSTPMGQRLMYGGIIISMARAISFNGLQNAQWVCAINSGAHANPTYAGDTIYAYTEILEKIEVNREDIGLLRVRTIGLKNQTPKETPTPKNEDGKYLPNVVLDLDYTIVIPKKVTEKK
- a CDS encoding HpcH/HpaI aldolase/citrate lyase family protein; this encodes MTHPSEALFENGKSLPIIPTCEHFAGSEKLILKGFEMQKKLGPVFDITCDCEDGAETGKEVEHANMIVRVVNSAENPYGMAGTRIHDHSHPDWRQDVDILVPGAGEKLAYITLPKSTCYEDAKTQIEYIQAVAKKAGIKREIPIHVLIETHGALQDVEKIATLPWLQVLDFGLMDFVSGYQGAIPAINMRSPGQFDHRLIGAAKARVAQAAIQNKVIPAHNVTLDLKNPYQTYKDAERARNEFGFMRMWSIYPTQVQAIVDAMKPDFTELEAAQNILIKAQDAEWGPIQYDGELHDRATYRYFWELVQRAKFSGANLLEETEKRFFA
- a CDS encoding aldolase/citrate lyase family protein, coding for MSQLVKLEVPEFLNIGVACTSSHIGTTKENNIAMIIEDDKLGTDEITYKELAKKSDQVANFFTGIGLEPRDRVLVCLKNSLAYPISFFGTMKAGIIAVPTSTLLSGSEVKYLAEDSQARAIVLSSTMYENLVPYLENLDNLKTIVVAGIDSVENLKKPKDINVYALNQIFKTIDSTPNHYNSKSGEPAYLVYTSGTTGYPKGVLHSHRSLVGRKPATDYWFDFKENDRIMHSGKFNWTYVLGSALMDPLYNGHTVIAYEGANDASTWIDLIKKHQCTIFIGVPTIYRQIIQKTDFTLDDCPSLRYCMSAGEHLSDEMLGLWRERFKQDIYEAIGMSECSYYISHSKYNPIRPGSAGFPQPGHIVKLINPETLEEVGLEEEGMICIGEDDPGLFLEYWQLEEETAKSRHDGYFFTGDYARKDKDGYIWFIGRKDDIINTFGFRVSPHEIERVVKTHPLVADCVAFGLDIEKEKTLVAIAVVGHTELTKEQEEEILAFSQANLAKYKAPKRIFTMKDYPRTKNGKVLRKQLVKNLNDLEKAKITGQEIVEYKARRSMLLIPSYNKHNVEKAKTVLADTVIFDLEAILQEQREVARQTIKEVYKEQGSKFGESERVLRINNLGSEDLKKDLALAKEIELDGLLFSKIQSKDDVLEAVELINEVNPDLTLMIMIETPLAVLNIHEICAASPQVEVVVVGSNKLANRLQIDIKRGSKAMFNYLSQIALASKAYGKTVIDGPHFDVKDEFACEDSTKDAFNLGFDGKCLIHPVQIEYINDIFTPKQSEVEDYEDMIAKYEEATKEGKEVILHNDKLVDSSKIKWARKMIRLYETYKALGQNLFGK